The following are encoded together in the Pedobacter sp. D749 genome:
- a CDS encoding tetratricopeptide repeat protein: MFYQFPVLDDEFVFQEFCKDIFNEKYKVDDFQIYKTKGAAQFGIDVYSLSTGIVVQAKKKKLSRADKTIERELLNDIDNTIDLVKSLPFQFSKIIFATTTRKYSSIEDKIIKLNFTQDFEVSLICWDDFNLYINEFPFIRKKYFPNYYYDKDQYPKILTFIPKLDKSQVFGRDGEIKIIKDKIFWGKSPIIINGLGGIGKTTVAKLVLNNIFDSFDHVLWLDHIYTEEKRHDDRNLLADIYLNHSALISNLNLVIDNDREKSDWAEIISNRLCNISGKNFLIIDNCPRHLHPLIDKLFGNSNWTVILTSREIYDGIEMIELDSLTIDEAKLLFKHFYSLESNDELVEKIIAFIGYHTLTIELISKVANKRRFTLQYLLQTLAEFGIDIPKTALITTEHDWVKKPMRHFEYLLAIFSLAGLQSEQKQLLLNFSVLFSEYITYDDLKNLLKIGEHDNYFFDTLTSLVELGWLRQIDESYQMHQVISEVVRKKEEVTIHQTWKLYQSLFDRLNLDFDKDPFLIRRFVNHAEIFVESFTTITMELAGLYNLVGLRNEDYGNFKKATYYYHKAREFYESDEDRYHDGLATVLGNLQSVTKTIGKIDLAFEYQLRSIAILEKQEELDFFALASAFNNLSLLYSIQGDLTNSIKYMTHAVSITERSELVEHPYLASCYNNLSLMLHDTGEIKKAVYYQKKSFEMRLRLLDENHPQIDEGYNNMAAIYHSNGEIHKAEKLILQAIESREKKHGKDNYKLGASYNNLASIYLHQGKLHEAVDCQNNAIRVEILGLGENHHELSKSYSTLATIKSAQGKYQESIDIAEKAKSIAIHNFPQGHKDIDMLNIFIEMNSSKIPKITDNQQGRNEICNCGSNKKFKRCCG; the protein is encoded by the coding sequence ATGTTTTATCAGTTTCCAGTCCTTGATGATGAGTTTGTTTTTCAAGAATTCTGCAAGGATATTTTTAATGAAAAATACAAGGTAGATGATTTCCAGATTTACAAAACTAAAGGTGCTGCTCAGTTTGGGATAGATGTCTACTCATTAAGCACCGGTATAGTTGTACAAGCTAAAAAGAAAAAACTCAGTAGAGCGGACAAAACCATTGAAAGAGAATTACTTAACGATATTGATAATACAATTGATCTAGTTAAATCTTTACCATTTCAATTTAGCAAAATTATTTTCGCCACCACCACAAGAAAATATAGTTCCATTGAAGATAAGATCATAAAGTTAAACTTTACGCAAGATTTCGAAGTCTCCCTTATATGTTGGGACGATTTCAATTTATATATAAATGAGTTTCCCTTTATCCGCAAAAAGTATTTTCCAAATTACTATTATGACAAAGACCAATATCCTAAAATACTAACCTTTATTCCAAAACTTGATAAGAGCCAGGTTTTCGGACGAGATGGCGAAATAAAAATCATTAAGGATAAAATCTTTTGGGGGAAAAGTCCTATAATTATAAATGGATTGGGGGGGATCGGGAAAACAACCGTAGCTAAGCTTGTCTTGAATAACATTTTCGACAGTTTTGACCATGTATTGTGGCTTGACCATATCTACACTGAGGAAAAAAGGCATGATGATCGAAATCTTTTGGCAGATATATACTTAAATCATTCAGCCCTAATTTCCAATTTGAACCTTGTCATAGATAATGATAGAGAAAAAAGCGATTGGGCAGAAATCATTAGTAATAGATTATGCAATATTTCAGGCAAAAATTTCTTGATTATCGACAATTGTCCTAGGCATTTACATCCTCTAATAGATAAACTCTTTGGCAATAGCAACTGGACAGTCATCCTGACATCGAGAGAAATTTATGATGGCATCGAGATGATCGAACTTGATTCCCTTACCATAGATGAAGCAAAGCTTCTTTTTAAGCATTTTTATAGCCTTGAAAGTAACGATGAGCTAGTTGAAAAAATTATCGCCTTTATCGGGTATCATACATTAACAATTGAGCTCATTAGCAAGGTAGCAAATAAAAGAAGATTTACGTTACAATATCTCTTGCAAACTCTTGCTGAATTCGGAATAGATATACCTAAAACTGCACTCATAACTACTGAGCACGACTGGGTCAAAAAACCTATGCGGCATTTTGAGTATCTTTTAGCGATATTCTCTCTGGCTGGCCTTCAAAGTGAACAAAAACAGCTTTTACTAAATTTTTCTGTGCTATTTTCAGAGTACATTACATATGATGATTTAAAAAATCTCCTTAAAATCGGCGAACATGACAATTACTTTTTCGATACATTAACCTCATTAGTTGAATTGGGATGGTTGCGTCAAATTGATGAAAGCTATCAAATGCATCAAGTTATTTCGGAAGTAGTGCGAAAAAAGGAAGAGGTTACAATTCATCAAACTTGGAAGCTTTACCAAAGTTTATTTGATCGACTGAATCTTGATTTTGATAAGGATCCATTTCTAATAAGAAGATTTGTTAATCATGCTGAGATATTTGTAGAGTCATTCACTACTATTACAATGGAGCTAGCAGGGCTTTATAATTTAGTTGGTCTAAGAAATGAAGACTATGGAAACTTTAAAAAAGCTACATATTACTATCATAAGGCGAGAGAATTCTACGAATCTGATGAAGATCGATACCATGATGGATTGGCTACTGTTTTAGGCAATCTCCAATCTGTAACTAAAACAATTGGAAAAATAGATTTAGCCTTTGAATACCAGCTAAGATCAATAGCAATACTAGAAAAACAAGAAGAGTTGGATTTTTTTGCGCTAGCAAGCGCCTTCAACAACCTATCCTTATTATATAGCATTCAAGGGGATTTGACAAACTCCATCAAATACATGACACATGCGGTAAGTATCACTGAACGTAGCGAGTTAGTTGAGCATCCCTACCTCGCCTCTTGCTACAACAATCTCTCATTAATGCTGCATGACACGGGTGAAATTAAAAAAGCTGTCTATTATCAAAAAAAATCTTTTGAGATGAGATTGAGACTTTTAGATGAAAATCATCCACAAATTGATGAAGGATATAACAATATGGCTGCCATATATCATTCAAATGGTGAGATTCACAAAGCAGAAAAGTTAATACTTCAGGCGATCGAAAGCAGGGAAAAAAAGCATGGAAAGGACAATTATAAACTTGGAGCATCCTACAATAACTTAGCAAGTATATATCTACATCAAGGGAAGTTACATGAAGCAGTGGATTGCCAGAATAATGCGATAAGGGTTGAAATACTCGGCTTAGGCGAAAACCACCATGAACTTTCAAAATCCTACTCGACATTAGCAACAATTAAAAGTGCTCAAGGTAAATATCAAGAATCAATAGACATCGCGGAAAAAGCGAAATCCATAGCGATCCATAATTTTCCTCAAGGCCATAAGGATATAGACATGCTAAATATTTTTATCGAAATGAATTCAAGCAAAATTCCTAAAATAACAGATAATCAACAGGGCAGGAATGAAATCTGTAACTGTGGTAGCAATAAAAAATTTAAAAGATGCTGTGGATAG
- a CDS encoding AAA family ATPase, whose translation MIITSIEIDNFMCYAGENKFDFTEGINLIIGDNGYGKSKLYDAFYWALYDKCFDTQTKEFTSTNLLRKSIVSDKAIHDNTSGNIQTSVRVTFQNQEKRKTYIIERYLQTQKDGDEIQTDNRSTEVILEKELEYLNAAEVRDPQKIDLIKKSILPDNIKPYMWFQGEQVESIIDFNKQDTLTQAINVLSNITKFDKIKDIADSLFDSANKEYRKKERDLSGDKTKSDMLELERERTAKQIENLEKQNLQIRDNISTAQEKFNSMLNKMESAERIKALEEKRKNLVHALQETQDEFNEEQISLHNRMFTNKWVLKGTEHLFENFNNRYDSYITKKLKHETELSIKLEAENGILKEMQTRLPIDVPEPIHVERMLADEKCLVCDREAPRGTEPWLKMQELIERSKLKMKDLEEEKSKLLVNDFAPEFKKLYNVGLVLGHQINTIDSDIKSVFRKINRLDKRRKNQQEDLIKLEREINTYVVDAQLTPEEAKNIINTFHSQKDLESRSSRELGNNEVDIKIKSEELERIERDLSNLVTGEIPSYLTEKVKIITDFRDLAHSTRKRIFNSLVKKLEDEANQHYHSMTLGNRSARGIIRLKELSNGKNYMPELIDENGTVLHQLNTGNIILIKLATIMAIISAKQGTKTTDLYTLITDAPMSVLGEDYTIGFCKTVSQVYRQSIIMSKEFYRNTELRNRLFNDNEIKLGKVYLITPSISEEERVNRNSLTTVIKILN comes from the coding sequence ATGATTATCACGAGCATAGAAATAGACAACTTTATGTGTTATGCTGGTGAAAACAAATTCGATTTCACAGAAGGCATTAATCTCATCATAGGCGACAATGGTTATGGAAAATCCAAACTATATGATGCATTTTATTGGGCTTTATATGACAAATGTTTTGATACACAGACGAAAGAATTTACATCCACTAATCTGCTCCGTAAATCAATAGTCTCAGATAAAGCTATCCATGATAACACATCAGGGAATATTCAAACTTCTGTAAGAGTAACATTTCAAAATCAAGAAAAAAGAAAAACATATATTATTGAAAGGTACCTACAAACACAAAAAGATGGTGATGAAATTCAAACTGATAATAGAAGCACAGAAGTTATATTAGAAAAGGAACTTGAATATCTTAATGCTGCTGAAGTTCGTGACCCACAAAAAATCGATTTGATAAAAAAAAGTATCCTACCTGACAATATAAAACCTTATATGTGGTTCCAAGGTGAACAAGTAGAGTCAATTATTGATTTTAATAAACAGGATACTCTAACCCAGGCAATCAATGTACTTTCCAATATAACAAAATTTGATAAAATTAAAGATATAGCCGATTCCTTATTTGATTCAGCCAATAAGGAATACCGCAAAAAGGAGAGGGATTTAAGCGGTGACAAGACTAAAAGTGACATGCTTGAGTTAGAAAGAGAAAGAACAGCAAAACAGATAGAAAACTTAGAAAAACAAAATCTTCAAATTAGGGATAACATATCTACTGCCCAGGAAAAATTCAATTCTATGCTTAATAAAATGGAATCTGCAGAAAGGATAAAAGCGTTAGAGGAGAAGAGAAAAAACCTTGTGCACGCTTTGCAGGAGACACAAGATGAATTCAATGAAGAGCAAATCAGTTTACACAATCGCATGTTCACCAATAAATGGGTGCTAAAAGGTACTGAACATTTATTTGAAAATTTTAACAATCGTTACGATAGTTATATCACTAAGAAGTTGAAACATGAAACTGAACTTTCAATCAAATTGGAAGCGGAGAACGGAATTCTTAAAGAGATGCAGACCAGGCTTCCCATAGATGTTCCCGAGCCAATACATGTGGAACGAATGCTTGCGGATGAGAAATGTTTGGTATGTGATCGTGAAGCACCTAGGGGAACTGAACCATGGCTAAAAATGCAAGAATTGATTGAAAGATCAAAACTAAAAATGAAGGACTTAGAAGAGGAGAAATCCAAGTTATTAGTTAACGATTTTGCTCCTGAATTCAAAAAACTATACAATGTAGGTTTAGTACTAGGCCATCAAATCAACACAATTGATAGTGATATCAAATCCGTGTTCCGGAAAATCAACAGACTCGATAAGAGAAGAAAAAACCAACAAGAAGACCTTATAAAGTTGGAAAGAGAAATAAATACTTATGTAGTAGATGCTCAACTTACCCCTGAAGAAGCAAAGAACATCATAAACACTTTTCACTCGCAAAAAGATTTAGAGTCCAGATCTTCTCGCGAATTAGGCAACAATGAAGTTGATATAAAGATTAAATCGGAAGAGCTTGAAAGGATTGAACGTGACTTAAGTAATTTAGTTACTGGAGAAATACCTTCATATTTAACAGAAAAGGTGAAAATAATTACTGATTTTAGAGATTTAGCACATTCTACAAGAAAAAGGATATTTAATTCTTTGGTGAAAAAATTAGAAGATGAAGCCAATCAGCATTACCATTCTATGACATTAGGCAATCGTTCCGCCAGAGGAATTATTAGATTAAAGGAGTTGAGCAATGGAAAAAATTATATGCCTGAGCTTATTGACGAAAATGGAACCGTTCTTCATCAGCTAAATACAGGAAATATAATTTTGATCAAATTAGCGACCATCATGGCCATAATCTCTGCTAAGCAAGGTACTAAAACTACAGATTTATACACATTAATTACGGATGCTCCAATGTCAGTCTTGGGTGAAGATTACACTATAGGTTTTTGTAAAACTGTAAGCCAAGTTTACAGACAGAGTATAATTATGAGTAAGGAATTCTACAGAAACACCGAGTTAAGAAATAGGCTTTTTAATGATAATGAAATTAAGCTTGGCAAAGTGTACTTAATCACTCCTTCAATTTCTGAGGAGGAAAGGGTGAATAGAAATAGTTTAACCACTGTTATCAAAATATTAAATTAG